DNA from Salmo salar chromosome ssa24, Ssal_v3.1, whole genome shotgun sequence:
attaaaatccccggccactaggactGCCGCCTTTTGGTGGGAGAGGCGTTAGTTTAGTACTGAGTTGTCAATGCTGACACCATTTAAATCTGCCGTATGTGCCTAAAGCTGAGAGTTCGTTCTTTATGTATcttggtatttttttttttttttaccttccaTGTACATACGAATGCTAATTTGTTTGTCAATCTTTTGGTcactgtttgcttatttccttatacagctgactgagtgcagtcttagtgccagcatctgtctgtggtggtaaataaacagccacgaaaagtctggatgaaaactctcttggcaaatagtgtggtctacagtttattataagatactctacttcaggcgagcaaaatctagagacttccttagattacgtgcaccagctgttgtttacaaatatgcacagaccgccccccctcgtcttactggagtgtgctgttctatcttgccggtgaagcatatatcccgctagctgaatatccatgtcatcattcagccacgattccgtgaaacataagatgttacagtttctgATGTCCCGTTGGAAGGATATTCGCGattgtacctcgtctaatttattgtccagtgATTGCATGTTGGCAAGTAATATTGACGTTAATGACAGTTTTCCCACTCGCCGTCTGcggatccttacgaggcaccccgctctgtgtcctctgtacctgcgtctctttCTCTTCCCAATAACTGGGATGTTGGCTTTGTCGGTTCTCTGAAGTACatcctgtgcgtcctgcttgttgaatatttttttgttgtctaatccgaggtgagtgatcgctgtcctgatatccagaagctcttttttgccataagatatggtggcagaaacattatgtacaaaatttgttacaaataacgcgaaaataaacacataatagcacaattggttaggcgcccgtaaaactgctgccatttcttccggcgccatttttAGACCAGCTCCTGGCCCTACATGTAAGTGGAGATATAAAAGATGAGGATATCACCGGCTGATTTAAGACAGCAGGATGTCTGCACTGAGAGGAGGATGTTATCTGTATTAAGATGGGAGTTCCTAGCCTGTCTATTGTAAGACTGCTTTAAGGACTAGTGCAGTGTCCTTTCattaaaaattataataattactGTGGGGCTTGTGTGTGAGTGACAAAGCCAGGCTCTAATGGCGAGCAAAATACTGTATCTAGAAAATATTTGTATTCACTATCAGGTCTGTTATAGCCAGTGCTGCTGGAGTTGAGCCGGTGATTTCCTTTTTCATTCCACTTCATAGACTGCTTTTAGAAATGAAACAAAAAGGTTTCATTGCTCCATTTGTTTGTATTTGCAGTTGTGGCACACAATTCAAAACCAGAAATCACCGTTGGTGGCTGGAAACTGAGCAAAATTAGCATTATCTTTACATTTCACAACAAATGTACTTCATTTTCAAACGCTACAGCATTCACCCGTATTAAGATGCCTCTTTGAGCCTGTTTTTTTGTGTGGTCGTGGTGCATGTCTGAACATGTCCTTGAACCAAGTCTGTTGGCTCCTGTAGACTGATGATTCTCTCCTCTGCATGACTGCATTATCATCCATCTATAGCTAGTACTACAGCAGAGCTTTCATAACCTTGTCCAAACATGTCCTGTTAAAGTTTCAAATTAATAATaattggtgggtgcttatatttgtcttaTTTCACACACGTACAGGTGTGTATTATACAAATGTGTGAATTggataattttttgttgttgttgcatatcccaactccccctgagacgcCCTCTTAGAGTGGGGTCACTGCCAGGTCAGCCATTATCAATggcaaccctggagcaattagggttaagtgcctttctcAAGGGCATATCAACAGATCTTTGACCTTGTTGACTGGGGGATTGGAACTAGTGACCTTTCAGatgctggcccaacgctctaaccactagactacctgctgccccgggttgctggcccaacgctttaaccactagactacctgctgccccgggttgctggcccaacgctttaaccactagactacctgctgccccaagttGAACCATTACCCTGTCCGTTTTTTCTTTTTGTGGATTAGGCTCTGAGAGATTCATCTGACAGTCGACTTCTCTGCTATGCTGCTTTATTGTTGTGGTGGAACACAGTGTGTTACACCAGCAGGTCAGTGAGGGCCCAGTGAAGGGGAGCTTTGTCCTGACCGGGCCCAGGCCCAGAGATCTGAGCACGGGGCAGCAGGGTGCAGACAGGGAAAGAGATGGATCAGGCTGTGAGCAGGACAGGAATAACAGACTGGCCAAGAGTGTTGCCAGAATAACAATGGGCAATGCTGTGTTCTGGGGATGGTGAAATCAAACAAAAAGCTTCTATGCTGCTCTTATGCAGTGGAGTGTGAGACAGGCCATCTACAGAGCATTCTGTGTCTGGCCTCCTCTGGCCCCGGCCTCCCGGACCCACACTTATCATCCGAGTATGTGTGTATGACCTCAGGGTGTCATGTGTCAGAGACAGGTTGGTGGGAGTTGAGTTTTACTTCAGACTTTAAAGCCTACGTCAGGTTTTATGCACTTTCAAGATGGACATCAGCGTAAAAAAATGACCCGGGGCGATTCCTTTTAAGAACCAGGAAATTGCCTGTTAGTTTCTCTCCCTCTTACATTCAGcgtgccctctctccctcatgaCCGAACAACGTCTATTCACACAGCTACTCCTCAGTCCAGACAGAGTGTGTACCAAGCTACTGTACTGAATGTTTAGTAGTGAACTCCTCTAACAGTCCTGTGTTGattcagagaggagagaaatacAGAGTCTATCCAAAATGGAACCCGATTCCCTTTATAGCTGCACCACTAtttcctagtgcactacttttgactagagcttatatggctggtcaaaagtagtgccctatatatatgGAATTtgatgccatttcagacacaattATAGAGTctatagggctcccgagtggcgcagtcggtctaaggcacttcatctcagtgctagaggtgttacgacagacaccctgttttgaatccaggctgtatcacaaccggacgtgattgggagtcccatagggcggcgcacaattggcccagcgtttggccggggtaggtcgtcattgtaaataagaatttgttcttaactgacttgcctagttaaataaaggttaaatgtaaaaaataaaaagtctaCCAGAAAGCTCTGGTGCTCCACATGCCATGCCAGCCTTGCAGGGGGCTTACTTAGAGGGAGGCTGGCAGGCCAATGCTCCAAGCTGGGATAGTTCTTGTCTTGGTAAATTGCAAGCAGTGAGGTGGAGTAGAAGAGGATACTTGATAGTGCCACGATCAAGAGAATGTTTTATCTAAAAATAAACTTGCAGACAACGATGACAGGAATTTGGCATCAGCCTCAAATCTAGAGGTATTTGACAGGTGACACATCCATTTTAACGGCTCATATCGCTTGAAGTCACTTGTGGGCTTGTCTCACGACTGTAAGTAAGCCTGTCAGTCTGTGGCAGAGGGTTAGGAATAAGCATTACATCTGTTGTCATCAGCCCTCCGATTATTTTGCAAGTGTTGCCGTTATGACAGAAGCTTTGATTGAAGTGCTAACCTAAATAACACCCAAATAACGCCTCCTTACTGTCAAAAGACTCAATTCAAAAATACAGATAttggatatgtcccaaatggcatcttatTCTCCTCATAAGTGCTCTATttctgaccagaaccctatgagcccttgtcaaaagtagtgcactataatgggAACAcgttgccatttaggacacagccaTAAAGCTATCATTGTAAATCTGACTCAGCCTTTGGAATCATCAGTGACTGACTAAACTGTGGTTTTGGATGATAAGCAGAGATTTGACAGATTGCTTAATCAGAGGAGGCCCATCTGAATCTCTCTACCTGCTGAGCCAACCCTGTCAAACTCCACAAATTATTAATCAcctggagaggcagggagagggggaggcggtgagaaaggagagagggaaggaaggagggagggaggcggtgagaaaggagagagagaaggaaggagggagggaaggtgggagggaggggtgaaATGAAGTAcagttggagagagggggaggcggtgagaaaggagagaaggaaggagagagggagggagcggtgacaaaggagagaaggaaggagggagggagggagggagggtgagaaggGTGAAATGAAGGAcagtgggggagagggggatgtagGGATGCTTTAAGGCTGTTTTAGCTGCTTCTCATCAAACATTGAACAGTCCTCCGTCATTCATTGAGCAGTGCTCCGTCATTCATTGAGCAGTGCTCCGTCATTCATTGAACAGTCCTCCGTCATTCATTGAGCAGTCCTCCGTCATTCATTGAGCAGTCCTCCGTCATTCATTGAGCAGTCCTCCGTCATTCATTGAGCAGTGCTCCGTCATTCATTGAGCAGTCCTCCGTCATTCATTGAGCAGTCCTCCGTCATTCATTGAGCAGTCCTCCGTCATTCATTGAGCAGTGCTCCGTCATTCATTGAGCAGTGCTCCGTCATTCATTGAGCAGTGCTCCGTCATTCATTGAGCAGTCCTCCGTCATTCATTGAGCAGTAGGTCTCCCATTTAACAGTGCTCCGTCCGTCATCCATTGgcagagagtggaggggagggacaaAGAGGACAGGAAATGCTTGCCTTGCACTGGGGTTGTGCAGGTTGTGACATGCATTAAAGGCATTCAATTCAAGAGTCTGCAGAGGTCGCTCGCTGTGAATGTATTGTTACAAACCAGTGGCTGTGTTTTCATAATCTCTCACTGTCTCTTgttaggtgtgtgtatgtgtaatgtGTGTTATACATTAAAGGGAGCTGCTCTAACGAGATGAAACCAGTGTGGCGCTAGGCAGAACAGCGTTAGAGGACCACATCAAAGGAGGGAGAAACAGTAATTGGATAATAAATGATGACAGAAAAGGCTTTTTCTCTGACCTCTTCCACCATACTATTTCTAGATCCACTGTAGATGACCTGAAAAAGAATACTGTCttctatacactcttagaaaaaagggttcccaaaagggttctttgcggagggatagggttctaccaagaactgTTTTGatcagaagaaccctttttggaataCAAAAAATCCTTGtattccaaaaagggttcttctgaaCAAAagtcaaagggttctacctagaacctttaacatcctaagaaccatttttttaaatgattctttggaaggcaagaagggtcCTACATAGAACCATATATAAATATTTCCCAGCATACTATATTGCAGGgagattttcagaattgtttgttttactgtaatatctgtgtttttgcatgtatattgattggttggttaatgttatgctacacaaagaaactaatccaatctgttagtaattggatttattgcacccgttactgcgatggttgttccagtttagatgattgaGGTAGTCTAAATTCTCCATCTTcccaaccctggcagtcatttTGAATGCAAGTTGTGGGTGATTACCAATTCCAGTGTTGGCTATCCTGACTGTCTGAAtttcaataggaattacacataacTTTGCAAGCcaacataatgtgacttgcaggcctattgtggcctgtaaaccaggagattCCTAAGACCAATGTGTTAGGgtataactaggccctcaaatAATGGccatatatgtaatgtattgtcataaataatACCATTTTAAAGGCTAACAAGGCTCGTGGCTTCTACCTGTTCTTTGtgggttctaggaagaaccctcCGAAGATAAAAGGGTTTTCAGATGAACCCTTCATAGACGATTCAAGGAAGAACCTTATAAAACCCAAATACAGAGGGTTCCTACAAGAACCCTTTGCAGAGggttctagatagaaccctctgcaaaggtttctacccagcaccaaaaagggttaCCCTAAGGGGACAAGCCAAAGAACCCTGTATGATTCTACTTAGCACCtttctttctaagagtgtacctgtAATGGGTGAGTGTGAAGAGTTGGGGGAAAGCTGTAAAAAGCCATCAAGACACTTTAGCAAATGAGCCAGGAAAATGTACATCGGTGTTAATTTCCTTGTCATGCTTaccctgtgtgtgttgttgtctgtgtgtaTTGGCCAGGGCTACCTGTCAGAGGGCTTGGTGACTAAATGGTACCGGTCTCCGCGCCTGTTGCTCTCACCCAACAACTACACCAAGGCCATCGATATGTGGGCAGCTGGCTGCATCCTGGCAGAGATGCTAACAGGCCGCATGCTCTTTGCAGGTAGGGGTCTGTTGAGGTGGAGAGGTGTGGATATGAATATGATATGAGACATATGGATTGAATGATTCATGATTTGGATAAACTGAGAGTATTACCCATTTGTTTTTATGCTGTTGGGCAGTACAGTCTTTTTGTCAAACTAGGATCTTTTTGATGTAGTGAAGAGAAAGTGTACTTTGTTAAACTTTTTTTTGCATAATACAGAAATTGCcatttgcctgtctgtctgttctctatCCAATCACAGCTCAGTAAGTGTACGCCTAATTGTTAAAAAAGCTAAATGATCCAGGATATggtctgtatcccaaatggcactctattccctatattgtgcactacatttgaccagagcccataggcagagcactacagtgcattcggaaagtattcagacaccttgatttttccacattttgttaggctacagccttattctaaaatgtattaaatatttttttcccttcaTCAAGGCTCCcgtgtggtgcagcggtctaaggcactgcatgtcagtgctggacgcgtcactacagaccctagtttgattccaggctgtatcacaaccacccagtgtggttagggtttggctggggttttggccggggtaggccgtcattgtagataagactttgttcttaactgacttgcccagttaaataaaggttaaataaaaacatttaaaaaatcagtctacacacaataccccataatgacaaagcaaaaacaggtttttatgtttacaaatgtattaaaataaaaaactgaaatatcacatttacataagtattcagaccccttactcagtactttgttgaagcacctttggcagtgattacagcctcttcttcggtatgatgctacaagcttggcacacctgtatatggggagtttctcccattcttctctgcagatcctctcaagctctgtcaggttagatggggagcgtcgctgcacagctattttcaggtctctccagagatgttcgatcgggttcaagtccaggttctggctgggctactcaaagacattcagagacttgtcccgaagccgctcctgcgttgtcttggctgtgtgcttagggtcgttgttctgttcgaaggtgaaccttcgctctggagcaggttttcatcaaggatctctctgtactttgcttcgttcatctttcccttgatcctgactagtctcccagtccctgccgctgaaaaacatccccacagcatgatgctgccaccaccatgcttcaccgtagggatggtgccaggtttcctccagacgtgacgcttggcagtcAGGACAAagataatattttttatttaatccattttagaataaggctgtagcgtaacaaaatgtgggaaaagggaagggatctgaatactttctgaatgaactGTATATAAGGGATAGTGTACCAAAAAAATATAGCTGCAAGCAGCCATGGTAGGTTCAAGCCCTATAACACTACAGTGCTACCATCAGGACAAATAAGTCTAATTTTCCTAGgattagatacttttgtacccctTATTACGCTTGCAAAATATCAGAACTCAAACTCAAACACATTATGCTTTTGTTGGATATTGGACCATTTTGATGATGTTCACTAGGCTTTGTGTCGTAATAATAATTTGGTCATGTAACACATGATTTTATCCAGACCTGTTGACACATATttagtgtgtggtctgtctgcAAATTCAACCTATGACCTTCTCAGTAGCCTGCTCATTAGTCACGAGGGTGTAAAACTTTTCTTATCCCAGTAGCCTGCTCCAACCATCTTAATACCCGTCTTTAAAAAGTCACTACTTCTAGTACTACTTTATCCTCAAACTTTCAACACTAGCCTTTAACAATTCAAACTTATGAACTTCTACCATAAAAAATCTGATGCAAGACACATCATTTTTCTTCAGAAAAGTGACCTTTTCTAGTTTTAGAATCATAATGCTTCTTTACTTCCTGGTTCCTCCTGACTTCCTGCCTGGTTCCTCCTGGCTGCTCTATACGCAGGAGCCCATGAGCTGGAGCAGATGCAGCTGATCCTGTATACGGTGCCTGTGTTGAGGGAAGAGGACCATCACGACCTCCGGCAGGTCATCCCCTCCTACGTCAGCCACGGTTGGAGGGTCAGGAGGTCCTTCAGAGAACTACTACCTGAAGTAGATGCAGATGGTGAGAAGGATGGGGTTGAGGGAGAGCAGCGAAAACTCTTCAACTAAGATCAGATGGCACCTTTATACTATACCTCCCTGAAACGATCAACAGTTTCTGTTAAATGTTGTTACTAAAAATAACAAGAACGTATGTCTAACTAATGTATTGTCTTAAATTCATGATTGTCTTATATTCATAAACAAATCGATTTCCTGATGCTATATGACCTTACTTGCAGCCAGGTACTGTATATGCACACATCATTTGAAAGCCTTTTCTATTCTCCGTTCCCGTCTCTTTCTCCACTAGCCATAGACTTCCTGGAGCGTAttctgacctttaaccccatGGACCGGCTGACAGCAGAGGCGGCCCTGGCCCATCCCTTCCTGCAGCAGTACTCGTGTCCCCAGGACGAGCCCATGTCACCCCAGCCCTTCCGCATAGAGGACGAGCTAGATGATAGCCTGGTCACGGAGCCcggccacagccacagccacagccaggCCTCTAGCTCTCACTGGGACAGGTGTGTgtctagcctggtctcagatctgtttgtactgtcaTGTCAACTAGTGACAAGGAATTAACATGACACGTAAAGGAGCAAattgaatggcatcaaacacctggaaaccatgtattgGTTGTATTTGattccattccactgattccgctccggtcattaccacgagcccgtcctccccaattaatgtgccaccaacctcctgtggtgtcaaCCACAGAGATACATCTATATTGTACTatgccattcatttctattgaatTCTATGGGATCAGTTACACTTCACACACTGCAGCAGCCATATTGAGGGGGAACAGCACAGTGACACCATGTAAAAAGAAAGAGATATCATGATCTGAACTGTACACAACAGATACACCAAAGTAAAGCCATCAACAAAAAGCATCAAAAAGAAAGCAACCCCACAATGAGCCCTAGGGAATAAGCACATGATGATTTTAAAGAAAAGTCCAAATAAAGTTTAGTAAAAGACAGCGACTGGTTTCATTGGCTTCCGGGAGAGCCAGGGAAACGCTGTGTGGAGGTTAACAGAGAGCCAGGGAAACGCTGTGTGGAGGTTAACAGAGAGCCAGGGAAACGCTGTGTGGAGGTTAACAGAGAGCCAGGGAAACGCTGTGTGGAGGTTAACAGAGAGCCAGGGAAACGCTGTGTGGAGGTTAACAGAGAGCCAGGGAACCGTTGTGTGGAGGTTAACAGAGAGCCAGGGAAACGCTGTGTGGAGGTTAACAGAGAGCCAGGGAAACGCTGTGTGGAGGTTAACAGAGAGCCAGGGAAACGCTGTGTGGAGGTTAACAGAGAGCCAGGGAAACGCTGTGTGGAGGTTAACAGAGAGCCAGGGAAACGCTGTGTGGAGGTTAACAGAGAGCCAGGGAAACGCTGTGTGGAGGTTAACAGAGAGCCAGTGAAACGCTGTGTGGAGTTAACAGAGAGCCAGGGAACCGTTGTGTGGAGGTTAACAGAGAGCCAGGGAAACGCTGTGTGGAGATTAACAGAGAGCCAGGGAAACGCTGTGTGGAGGTTAACAGAGAGCCAGGGAAACGCTGTGTGGAGGTTAACAGAGAGCCAGGGAACCGTTGTGTGGAGGTTAACAGAGAGCCAGGGAAACGCTGTGTGGAGATTAACAGAGAGCCAGGGAAACGCTGTGTGGAGGTTAACAGAGAGCCAGGGAAACGCTGTGTGGAGGTTAACAGAGAGCCAGGGAACCGTTGTGTGGAGGTTAACAGAGAGCCAGGGAAACGCTGTGTGGAGGTTAacacgttgaaccaatgtggaaaagACGTTGAATTggggtctgtgcccagtggggcatgtgtgtgtgtgtgtgtgtgtgtgtgtgtgtgtgtgtgtgtgtgtgtgtgtgtgtgtgtgtgtgtgtgtgtgtgtgtgtgtgtgtgtgtgtgtgtgtgtgtgagtgagtgagagagtttaAAGATAACACCAATATGGTCTTCACCTCAGTAGACTGAAATGGCAACGTTGATGTTTCATTGACAAGCTCTTTGTTTCCACTGTGCAGGTATGATACCAGCCTGTCATCAGACCTGTACTGGCAGCAGCAGAGTGGCTGTCAGTGCATGCCTGGGGTCTCGGAGGTGGTCAACTCCAAAGAGGAGGAGGTCCAGAGAGATCCCAGGGCAGGTTCCTACCCTCTGTTGGAGGAGGCCCAGGTGGACCCTCGCAAGTATTCCCACAGCAGCTCTGCCGAGCGCTTCCTGGACCACTCCCACTCCTCTCTGGTGCGGGCCTGTGGGGGCGGAGCTTATGCTGAGCTGGACTGTGGTCGCTCCTGTGACTACAGAGTGGGCTCCCCTTCCTATCTGGACAAGGTTGCGTGGAGGGACGGCAAGCCGCAGCACTACTCCGAGCCCAAGCTGATCCTGGACCTGTCTCACTGGAAGAGGAATAGCCAGCTCACTGTGCCTGAGGGGCCTGAGCCTAGAGGGGCCAGCGTGGAGGAGCTGCCTGTCGAGGAGCCACCTTGGGACCTATTCAAGGAGATCTCTCGCTGGGTGGAGAGCACACAGACTCGCCTGTCCTCCACCAGCCCACCCCAGGGACCCCTGTCCTACCCCAGCTCACCCCAGGAACCCCTGTCCTACCCCAGCCCACCCCAGGGACCCCTGTCCTACCCCAGCTCACCCCAGGAACTCCTGTCCTGCCCCAGCCCACCCCAGGGACCCCTGTTCTACCCCAGCCCACCCCAGGAACCCCTGTCCTACCCCAGCCCACCCCAGGAGCCCCTGTCCTCCACCAGCCCACCCCAGGAACTCCTGTCCTACCCCAGCTCACCCCAGGAACCCCTGTTCTACCCCAGCCCACCCCAGGAACCCCTGTCCTGCCCCAGCCCACCCCAGGGACCCCTGTTCTACCCCAGCTCACCCCCGCTGCCCCCttttcccacctccctccctgccccacTCTTTCACAGCTGTTCGCCGGTCGTACAGCCGTCACCTAGACTGGACAAGCGCCACACACTCAGCCCGCCTGCCGCGTCccattcccctccctccctgttgCCCTGCTCTCCCTCGTCTCCTCCGCCAATGTCACCTCTCATTCCTTCGTCGATTCATGAGCCCCCGCAGACTCTTCCCTCCAGGGGGCAAGGGGGCCCGTTTGACCTAGACATGTTCATCTCTCGAGCGCTGAAGCTCTGTGGTCAGAGTGAGGACCTGGGGGGAAGCTCGGACGGGGCCAAACGGGCCAACATCAAGAGGGTACCTAGACTCCCGGAGCACCGGCCACCCCCACCTCAGACTCCCAACTCCTAATAGGACCTAGGTCCAAGGCTACCACAGAGGGTGCTGGTAGACTGTGGGAGCGGCGTTTAAGACTACCACAGAAATCACAGGTAGACTGTGGGAACTGCGTTTAAGGCTACCACAGAGGGTGCTGGTAGACTGTGGGAGCGGCGTTTAAGACTACCACAGAAATCACAGGTAGACTGTGGGAACTGCGTTTAAGgctaccacagaaagcactggtAGACTGTGGGAACTGCGTTTAAGgctaccacagaaagcactggtAGACTGTGGGAGCTGCGTTTAAGGCTACCACAGAAAGCACTAGTAGACTGTGAGAGCTGTGTTTAAGGCTACCACAGATAGCACTAGTAGACTGTGAGAGCTGTGTTTAAGGCTACCACAGATAGCACTAGTAGACTGTGAGAGCTGTGTTTAAGGCTACCACAGATAGCACTAGTAGACTGTGAGAGCTGTGTTTAAGGCTACCACAGATAGCACTAGTAGACTGTGGGAGCTGCTTCCAAGGACTGTGGTATACTTAGTAAGACTTGCCTTGTAAAAAGCACCAGTTGACTCACACCCAAAGTCATAAgcgaggtgctgactaacagaatAGTAAACGTATGGAGAAAcactctatatactgtatactcccAATGATTACTCCCAGTGTAAAATAGCTTTTTTTACCCATTATCATTGCGGTGTGCAACTTTTCATAAGTTGCCTTGACACTGACCTTTCTCACTTAAATGAATGGTGCTGGTCCTTTGGATCAGAGCAGTAGGTGAGGAGAGAAAAGTGAGGATCAAGATCCATTAGCTACAAACAACATAATGTGCTTCCGATGGTTTTGCTACTGCATACAGTATGTCATTGAGGTCACTGCTGTAAATGAATGTATGTTTTACAGAATCGAACGGAAAGTAGTAAGCCTATGTAGTAAGCCTGCATGAAAGCAGCAACTGTACTCATTACAAGAATGCCTGCAAATGATCAACAGTTAGGTGGAGAGAGGAAATTCCAGGTATTGCCTCGCAGAATAGCTTAAAGACAACGTAGCCAGCTATATTTGGTTATAATTTTGTTGAAATGACTCTTTCAAACACAACCCTTTAGGTTGTTTAGATATCTTCTGGATGTGAGTAGCTATAGGTCTTCCTGCAGCAAATACTTAAGAAGAATGATACGAATATCTTCCATTGAGTGGGAAGTATCTCCTATAAGGAGTCTGAATGTATTTATAGATACACATATTAGCATAAGAACAGTTAGCTCTGGTCCATGGCGTTAGAGCCCCTTCGTCTACTAAGGAATGTGTTAATGGAGGGAACGCGAACTAACAACCTGGACCAGAGTTAAATAACAGTCAAAGGGAGATGGTCTCTGGGACTCATATATTGAGGTTTTACTGTTAACACTGCTGCTGTGATTTCAAACAGTATGCCTTGTACAATTGTATACATTGAACTGCTGTTTCATAAAGCATCTTCCAGATGCCAGTAATGGTTTGTTGACAGTTTAAGGTTAAGTACAGCTTTTGgggatttatgtgtgtgtgttattatttaGCTGAAAAGGAGTTTTCACACTGTAACGCAGTAAGATATATCTGTCTGGTACCTGCACACCCACGTTGTCATCACAGGGAGGTATACTTAGAACAGTGGCAACACGGTAGTCAGCCTAGCTGATATCAAGCTGATAACAGAAAGCCTAAGGAGAAGTCATGCAAAAGGTCACACACTCATCAAGCACTCAAAACTCTTTAGGCTGCATCCCAAACAAACAAACGGCACCCaattcctatatagtgcaatacttttgaccaaagccctatggaccctggtcaaaagtagtgtactgtaaAGGAATTGGGTTTTGCCATTGGGGATGTAGATCTTGTCTCATG
Protein-coding regions in this window:
- the LOC106585829 gene encoding mitogen-activated protein kinase 4; translated protein: MAKQDSPLFLHGFDLGGHFIDPRPLGSGATGLVLSAVDKRSGQRVAVKKLVMRDAVSVKHALREVKITRRLQHENVVRVHEVLGPYGHPLPRDPAQLSALYIVQECMETDLAQLLEQGPLPGGHAILLFYQLLRGLKFIHSANVLHRDLKPANVFLNTDQLLLKIGDFGLARIVDPHYSHKGYLSEGLVTKWYRSPRLLLSPNNYTKAIDMWAAGCILAEMLTGRMLFAGAHELEQMQLILYTVPVLREEDHHDLRQVIPSYVSHGWRVRRSFRELLPEVDADAIDFLERILTFNPMDRLTAEAALAHPFLQQYSCPQDEPMSPQPFRIEDELDDSLVTEPGHSHSHSQASSSHWDRYDTSLSSDLYWQQQSGCQCMPGVSEVVNSKEEEVQRDPRAGSYPLLEEAQVDPRKYSHSSSAERFLDHSHSSLVRACGGGAYAELDCGRSCDYRVGSPSYLDKVAWRDGKPQHYSEPKLILDLSHWKRNSQLTVPEGPEPRGASVEELPVEEPPWDLFKEISRWVESTQTRLSSTSPPQGPLSYPSSPQEPLSYPSPPQGPLSYPSSPQELLSCPSPPQGPLFYPSPPQEPLSYPSPPQEPLSSTSPPQELLSYPSSPQEPLFYPSPPQEPLSCPSPPQGPLFYPSSPPLPPFPTSLPAPLFHSCSPVVQPSPRLDKRHTLSPPAASHSPPSLLPCSPSSPPPMSPLIPSSIHEPPQTLPSRGQGGPFDLDMFISRALKLCGQSEDLGGSSDGAKRANIKRVPRLPEHRPPPPQTPNS